The stretch of DNA GGCTTGACCTCTTCCATCAGCATCGTCACCTTCTCAAAATACTTCGCCGAACCTCCAGGTTCTCTAAGGAGAAAAAGGGCTCCGAAGATCTCCCTCTTCGCGAAGAGGGGAATGAAGAGCATATCAAGACTTCCATATTCCGCGATTAGCGCCGAAAAGGGAGAGAGGATCTCCGAGGAGCCGAGGATCTTTGCCTCCACCCCAAGGATCCTCATCATCGTTTCATAATCGAGCTTCGAGAAAGCTTCATAGAGATGGCTGTCCTGCGCGATTGTCGTGGCGATCAGTGTCAGACTCTTCGGGTCGTCGAGGATGTAGGCAAACCCCGCCTTGGCGTTGGACAGCCTTCGTGCATAGAAGAGAAACTCTTCGAAAAAGTCTTCCTGTTCGATCTTCTGGGATATCCTCGCAACCACCTTTGCTGTAAAGAGATCTTCGAGAATATCCTCTCTTTTAAAATCATCGTCCTTCATCTAGATCCTGTTTCAGCAACCCTTTCTTCGCTATGTTTTAAAGACCTTCAGAAGGTCGATGGGTAGCGGGAAGATGATGGTGGAATTCTTCTCCGTAGCAATCTCGGTGAGCGTCTGAAGATAACGCAGCTGTAACGTCACAGGGTTCTTCCCGATCTCATCCGCAGCTCTGGCCAGCGTGGAAGCTGCCTGGAATTCTCCATTGGCATGAATTATCTTGGCTCTCTTCTCTCTCTCCGCTTCAGCCTGTTTAGCCATCGCCCTCTGCATCTCGACCGGAAGATCCACGTGCTTCACTTCCACCATTGAGACCTTGATCCCCCAGGGGTCCGTGTGCCTATCGAGGATCTGCTGGAGTTCGTTGTTTAGCCTCTCCCTCTGACTCAGGAGATCATCGAGCTCCGCCTGGCCGAGGACAGACCGGAGCGTAGTCTGGGAGAGCTGAGAAGTGGCATAATGATAGTTCTCCACTTCCACGATGGCTTTCTGAGGGTTCATGACGCGGAAATAGACTACCGCGTTAACTTTCACGGAGACATTGTCCCTGGTGATTACATCCTGCGCCGGAACATCGTGAACGATGGTCCTGAGTGAGACACGCACGAGCCTGTCGATGAATGGGATGATGATGATGAGCCCGGGGCCCTTAATCTTCTTCAGCAATCTTCCTAACCGGAAGACGACCCCTCTTTCATACTCCGGAAGTATCTTGATAGTATTGACCAGGATGACAAGAAAGATGAAGGCAGCGATCAGAAAAGCATAAAGATACTCCATGGTTACCTCCTTACTTTTTCGACTTCGATGTTCATATCCTTCACGGCGGATACCCGGATTTTCTCTCCCTTGAGAATCTTCTCCTTCGAGCTAGCATTCCAGTACTCGCCGTGGATGAAGACTTTCCCTTCCCCGTTGGGCTCAATGTCCGTTGTGGCGGAGCCGATCTCGTGGAGAAGACCTTCCACGCCACCCGTGGCTTCTCTCCGGTGCGCCTTTACGATGAGCCGTACCACGACGACCATGAGAGCCACCACTACGAAGCTTGTAGGAAGGATGATTATTAGGGGAAGCCTCAACTCCGGTATCGGACCCTCGAAGAGTATCATGGAACCGATGATGATGCACATCACGCCTCCTATTGTAAGCATGCCATAACTGGAGATCTTGATCTCCAGGATGAATAGAACTATGGAGAAAAGGATCAGAAGGATCCCTATGTAGTTGACGGGAATGATCTGGGTTGTGAAGGCGAAGAGGAGGAGAGCGATTACTCCCACTACTCCAGGGAAAACGACACCCGGGTGCGTGATCTCGACGTATATCCCGAGTATCCCTATCAGGAGAAGGAAATATGATACGATAGGCTGGGAGACAATGCTGAGGAACCGCTGCCGCCAGTTCATCTCGAACGTCTCGGCTGCCTTCCCCTCCAGATGAAGGATCTGCTTCCTCCCGTCGAATCGTCTTATCTCCTTTCCATTCAGGCCGGCGATCAGTTCTTCCTGGCTCTTGTAGATCAAATCGATGAGCTTCTTTTCCAGCGCCTCTTTCTCCGTGAAGGAAACGCTTTCCTTCACGGCCCTTTCCGCCTCGGCGATGTTTCTTCCGCGGTTCTCCGCGATCGT from Acidobacteriota bacterium encodes:
- a CDS encoding slipin family protein, with protein sequence MEYLYAFLIAAFIFLVILVNTIKILPEYERGVVFRLGRLLKKIKGPGLIIIIPFIDRLVRVSLRTIVHDVPAQDVITRDNVSVKVNAVVYFRVMNPQKAIVEVENYHYATSQLSQTTLRSVLGQAELDDLLSQRERLNNELQQILDRHTDPWGIKVSMVEVKHVDLPVEMQRAMAKQAEAEREKRAKIIHANGEFQAASTLARAADEIGKNPVTLQLRYLQTLTEIATEKNSTIIFPLPIDLLKVFKT
- a CDS encoding nodulation protein NfeD, producing MQRPMSMRTIFGLLLLFLPLMPPAHAYENIISIEVYDAIHPVTAEFISDAIDRADETGASLLIIKLDTPGGLLEPTKSIVQKFYQSKTPVAVFVHPSGARATSAGFMLLIASDIAVMAPGTNTGAAHPVLTLFGKNEKDDIMITKAESDAAAFVRTIAENRGRNIAEAERAVKESVSFTEKEALEKKLIDLIYKSQEELIAGLNGKEIRRFDGRKQILHLEGKAAETFEMNWRQRFLSIVSQPIVSYFLLLIGILGIYVEITHPGVVFPGVVGVIALLLFAFTTQIIPVNYIGILLILFSIVLFILEIKISSYGMLTIGGVMCIIIGSMILFEGPIPELRLPLIIILPTSFVVVALMVVVVRLIVKAHRREATGGVEGLLHEIGSATTDIEPNGEGKVFIHGEYWNASSKEKILKGEKIRVSAVKDMNIEVEKVRR